From the genome of Streptomyces sp. NBC_01260, one region includes:
- a CDS encoding TetR family transcriptional regulator, producing the protein MNRERKTPERRSRKARRTRDTLAQAAFELVLDRGLRDVTVEEIAEHADVDRRTFSRYFTSKEAAVLDSVRGDGDRINDALRARPADEPPLTAYRRAVLDWLADPEAGAWHRRPRIFDLLVLAEQEPTLYAAFHHIRVDAQEDSVAIVAQRLGTDPRQDIRPAVTVAAGAGALLAAQAAWVRGGCPEQLPRLVGQAFDALSGELLAQFPAGPASHSTTEGNGTS; encoded by the coding sequence ATGAACCGGGAGCGGAAGACCCCGGAGAGGCGGAGCCGCAAGGCCCGCCGGACCCGGGACACACTGGCCCAGGCCGCGTTCGAGCTGGTGCTCGACCGGGGACTGAGGGACGTGACGGTCGAGGAGATCGCGGAACACGCGGATGTCGACCGCCGCACCTTCAGCCGGTACTTCACCAGCAAGGAAGCCGCCGTCCTGGACTCGGTCCGGGGCGACGGGGACCGGATCAACGACGCCCTGCGGGCCCGTCCCGCCGACGAACCACCCCTCACCGCGTACCGCAGGGCCGTCCTGGACTGGCTGGCGGACCCGGAGGCGGGGGCCTGGCACCGCCGCCCGAGGATCTTCGACCTGCTGGTCCTCGCCGAGCAGGAACCGACCCTCTACGCGGCGTTCCACCACATCCGGGTGGATGCCCAGGAGGACTCGGTCGCCATCGTCGCGCAGCGGCTGGGGACCGACCCGCGGCAGGACATCCGTCCCGCCGTCACGGTCGCCGCGGGAGCGGGAGCGCTCCTCGCCGCCCAGGCCGCCTGGGTGCGCGGAGGCTGCCCCGAGCAGCTGCCCCGGCTCGTCGGGCAGGCATTCGACGCCCTTTCGGGAGAACTGCTCGCGCAGTTCCCCGCCGGGCCGGCGTCACACAGCACCACGGAAGGAAACGGAACATCATGA
- a CDS encoding 3-hydroxyacyl-CoA dehydrogenase NAD-binding domain-containing protein produces MNAAQPAPTAHSTQAVEPAPTAPAPCAPEDVRRVACVGAGVIGGGWVAHFLARGYDVTAWDPAPDAEQKLRRLVAAAWPALEQLGLAEGASPDRLTVMATLEEAVSDAQFVQESAPEKLELKRDLLARLDAAAPEGVVIASSTSGYPMSDMQTRAAGAGRLVVGHPFNPPYLIPLVEVVGGELTAPSAVGWASRFYEVAGKSVITMNREVPGFIANRLQEALWREALHMVANGEATVAEIDASITEGPGLRWACMGPMLTFALAGGEGGMAHMLDHFGPSLKAPWTRLEAPELDRELYDAVVRGCDEAADGRSIADLVAERDRGVINVLRATGRLAERPTEGAAK; encoded by the coding sequence ATGAACGCCGCACAGCCCGCACCAACCGCACATTCCACGCAAGCCGTTGAGCCCGCACCGACCGCCCCGGCTCCCTGCGCGCCGGAGGACGTACGCCGGGTGGCGTGCGTGGGCGCCGGAGTGATCGGTGGTGGCTGGGTCGCACACTTCCTGGCCCGTGGCTACGACGTCACCGCCTGGGACCCGGCCCCCGACGCCGAGCAGAAACTGCGCCGGCTGGTGGCCGCCGCCTGGCCGGCGCTGGAGCAGCTCGGCCTCGCCGAAGGGGCCTCGCCGGACCGGCTCACGGTCATGGCGACGCTCGAAGAGGCGGTGTCCGACGCCCAGTTCGTCCAGGAGAGCGCTCCGGAGAAGCTGGAGCTCAAGCGCGATCTGCTGGCCCGCCTCGACGCGGCCGCACCCGAGGGGGTCGTGATCGCGTCCTCGACGTCCGGCTACCCGATGAGCGATATGCAGACGCGGGCCGCGGGCGCCGGACGGCTGGTCGTGGGGCACCCGTTCAACCCGCCGTATCTGATCCCGCTGGTCGAGGTGGTGGGCGGCGAGCTGACCGCACCGTCCGCGGTGGGCTGGGCGTCCCGCTTCTACGAGGTCGCCGGCAAGTCCGTCATCACGATGAATCGCGAGGTCCCCGGCTTCATCGCGAACCGCCTCCAGGAGGCGCTCTGGCGCGAGGCGCTGCACATGGTCGCCAACGGTGAGGCGACCGTGGCGGAGATCGACGCCTCCATCACCGAGGGCCCCGGGCTGCGCTGGGCGTGCATGGGGCCGATGCTCACCTTCGCGCTCGCGGGCGGCGAAGGCGGCATGGCGCACATGCTCGACCACTTCGGCCCTTCGCTGAAGGCCCCGTGGACACGGCTCGAAGCGCCCGAACTGGACCGGGAGCTGTACGACGCGGTCGTACGCGGCTGCGACGAGGCGGCGGACGGCCGCAGCATCGCCGACCTCGTCGCCGAACGCGACCGCGGCGTGATCAATGTCCTGCGCGCGACCGGCCGGCTCGCCGAGCGGCCCACCGAGGGAGCGGCCAAGTGA
- a CDS encoding putative leader peptide: MPATVTLVSRRHVDLGRLASSACSRRIRRAPAPLSS; the protein is encoded by the coding sequence ATGCCCGCGACCGTGACACTCGTCTCGCGGCGCCACGTCGATCTGGGTCGCCTCGCATCCTCGGCGTGTAGCCGCCGCATCCGCCGCGCCCCCGCTCCGTTGAGCAGCTGA
- a CDS encoding GNAT family N-acetyltransferase — MSAPQYLAGGAHPLDDPVGASLTGPHAHFAERRGRILRYPADVTPWAAVPDRPGVADWADAAALAGPGGAITITAFREPPPEDWETVFRAEGVQLVDAGVAAAPDPEAVRLGPADVPEMLDLVARTQPGPFLPRTIELGTYLGIRREGVLVAMAGERLHPPGWSEISGVCTDESVRGQGLATRLLLAVSHEIRERGETPFMHAAAANTRAVGLYESLGFRLRRRTSFLAALAPDGDRARQARGEAADAAARS; from the coding sequence ATGAGCGCGCCGCAGTACCTTGCCGGTGGCGCGCACCCGCTGGACGACCCGGTCGGCGCCTCACTGACCGGCCCGCACGCCCATTTCGCCGAACGCCGCGGCCGCATCCTGCGCTACCCGGCCGACGTCACCCCCTGGGCCGCGGTTCCGGACCGGCCGGGCGTCGCGGACTGGGCCGACGCCGCAGCGCTGGCCGGGCCCGGGGGAGCGATCACCATCACCGCGTTCCGCGAGCCGCCGCCGGAGGACTGGGAGACGGTCTTCCGCGCCGAGGGCGTCCAGCTCGTCGACGCGGGCGTCGCGGCGGCCCCGGACCCGGAGGCGGTACGGCTCGGACCCGCCGACGTGCCCGAGATGCTCGACCTGGTGGCACGCACCCAGCCGGGACCGTTCCTGCCCCGGACCATCGAGCTCGGCACCTATCTCGGCATCCGGCGCGAGGGGGTGCTCGTGGCGATGGCGGGGGAACGGCTGCACCCGCCCGGCTGGAGCGAGATCAGTGGCGTCTGCACCGACGAGTCCGTACGGGGGCAGGGGCTCGCCACCCGGCTGCTGCTCGCCGTCTCCCACGAGATCAGGGAACGCGGCGAAACGCCGTTCATGCATGCCGCGGCGGCCAACACCCGGGCCGTGGGGCTCTACGAATCCCTCGGATTCCGGCTCCGTCGGCGGACGTCGTTCCTGGCGGCGCTCGCGCCGGACGGTGACCGGGCGCGGCAGGCACGGGGGGAGGCGGCCGACGCGGCGGCCCGTAGCTGA
- a CDS encoding bifunctional o-acetylhomoserine/o-acetylserine sulfhydrylase: protein MSQPVDSVTAGHTPKDQDRQDPGAAWSFETKQIHSGAVPDPATGARAVPIYQTTSFVFRDTQHAADLFSLAEPGNIYTRIHNPTQDVLEQRIAALEGGVAAVALASGQAAETLALLTLAGAGDHIVSSTSLYGGTYNLLRHTLPRFGIEVSFVDDPDDIEAWSAAIRPNTKALFAETLGNPRGDVLDIRAVADAAHAAGVPLIVDNTVPTPFLLRPIEHGADVVIHSATKFLGGHGTTIGGVVVDGGTFDFGAHAERFPDFNSPDPSYHGLRYWPDLGPSAFAVKLRVQLLRDLGPALSPHSAFLLLQGVETLSLRLERHTANALALAQWLERRDEVSAVHYAGLESSKWYEAGRRYLPRGAGAVLAFELRDGVEAGKRFVEAVELFSHLANIGDVRSLIIHPASTTHSQLTEEQLAATGATAGLVRLSVGLENVDDLKADLEAGLRAAKAAS, encoded by the coding sequence ATGAGCCAGCCCGTCGACTCCGTCACCGCAGGGCACACCCCCAAGGACCAGGACCGTCAGGACCCAGGTGCCGCGTGGTCGTTCGAGACCAAGCAGATCCACTCCGGGGCCGTCCCCGATCCGGCGACCGGCGCCCGCGCCGTGCCGATCTACCAGACGACGTCGTTCGTCTTCCGGGACACCCAGCACGCCGCGGACCTGTTCTCGCTCGCCGAACCCGGCAATATCTACACCCGGATCCACAACCCCACCCAGGACGTCCTGGAGCAGCGGATCGCCGCGCTGGAAGGCGGCGTCGCCGCGGTGGCGCTCGCTTCCGGACAGGCCGCCGAGACCCTCGCCCTGCTGACGCTGGCCGGCGCCGGGGACCACATCGTCTCGTCCACCTCGCTGTACGGCGGCACTTACAACCTGCTGCGCCATACGCTCCCCCGGTTCGGCATCGAGGTGTCGTTCGTCGACGACCCGGACGACATCGAGGCGTGGTCGGCGGCGATCCGGCCGAACACCAAGGCGCTGTTCGCGGAGACGCTGGGCAATCCGCGCGGTGACGTCCTCGACATCCGGGCGGTCGCCGACGCCGCACACGCGGCCGGGGTGCCGCTGATCGTCGACAACACCGTGCCCACGCCGTTCCTGCTGCGCCCGATCGAGCACGGCGCGGACGTCGTCATCCACTCGGCGACGAAGTTCCTCGGCGGGCACGGCACCACCATCGGCGGTGTGGTGGTGGACGGCGGTACGTTCGACTTCGGGGCGCACGCCGAGCGGTTCCCCGACTTCAACTCTCCCGACCCGAGCTACCACGGTCTGCGCTACTGGCCGGACCTCGGCCCCAGCGCCTTCGCGGTCAAGCTCCGGGTGCAGCTGCTGCGCGATCTCGGCCCCGCGCTCTCCCCGCACTCCGCCTTCCTGCTGCTGCAGGGCGTGGAGACGCTGAGCCTCCGGCTGGAGCGGCACACCGCGAACGCCTTGGCGCTGGCCCAATGGCTGGAGCGTCGGGACGAGGTGTCGGCCGTCCACTACGCCGGGCTCGAATCGAGCAAGTGGTACGAGGCGGGGCGCCGTTATCTGCCCCGGGGCGCCGGGGCTGTGCTCGCCTTCGAGCTGCGGGACGGGGTGGAGGCGGGCAAGCGGTTCGTGGAGGCGGTCGAACTGTTCAGCCACCTCGCCAACATCGGTGACGTCCGGAGCCTGATCATCCATCCGGCGTCGACCACGCACAGCCAGCTGACCGAGGAGCAGCTGGCCGCCACCGGGGCGACCGCCGGGCTGGTCCGCCTCTCGGTCGGGCTGGAGAACGTGGATGACCTCAAGGCCGATCTGGAGGCCGGACTCCGGGCCGCGAAGGCGGCGTCCTGA
- a CDS encoding TetR/AcrR family transcriptional regulator, with protein MQHDEVAERVRQVIRDAGVSQREFARRMVIDPSKLSRSLGGTRRFTTAELARVADIAEVDAGWLLGAHAEHGSASSQQAEAPPSAARPRRARDAVAGRPAADSGRPLQIVRQTVQLIAEHGFHSVRVSDIAEACGTSTAAIHYHFPGRDELLEAAARWCMDEDTARRAAGTADTDHAGDELRLLIELQTPYTAQQRRQWSVWLDLWAEAARSTAVGELHVEYYRQWRATVAEVIGRGVAQGVFRPVDPEAAALSLTALIDGLASQVLATTPGEPGTSAEDMHGALLRYVDATLTAG; from the coding sequence ATGCAGCACGATGAGGTGGCCGAGCGGGTCCGACAGGTGATCCGGGATGCCGGAGTGAGTCAGCGCGAGTTCGCGCGACGGATGGTCATCGATCCGTCGAAGCTCTCGCGCTCACTCGGCGGCACCCGTCGCTTCACCACGGCCGAGCTGGCCCGGGTCGCCGACATCGCGGAGGTCGACGCCGGCTGGCTGCTCGGCGCGCACGCGGAGCACGGCTCGGCGTCCTCGCAGCAGGCCGAGGCCCCGCCGTCGGCCGCCCGCCCCCGGCGCGCCCGCGACGCCGTGGCCGGGCGGCCGGCCGCGGACAGCGGCAGACCGCTCCAGATCGTCCGGCAGACCGTCCAGCTGATCGCGGAGCACGGATTCCACTCCGTACGGGTCTCGGACATCGCCGAGGCCTGCGGGACCAGTACCGCCGCCATCCACTACCACTTCCCCGGGCGGGACGAACTACTGGAGGCGGCGGCCCGCTGGTGCATGGACGAGGACACCGCCAGGCGGGCGGCCGGGACCGCCGACACGGACCACGCCGGCGACGAACTCCGCCTGCTGATCGAGCTCCAGACCCCGTACACCGCCCAGCAGCGGCGCCAGTGGAGCGTCTGGCTCGATCTCTGGGCCGAGGCGGCACGCTCCACCGCGGTCGGTGAACTCCATGTCGAGTACTACCGGCAATGGCGTGCCACGGTCGCCGAGGTGATCGGGCGCGGCGTCGCCCAGGGGGTCTTCCGGCCGGTCGATCCGGAGGCGGCCGCCCTGAGTCTCACCGCCCTCATCGACGGGCTGGCCTCCCAGGTGCTCGCGACGACGCCGGGGGAACCGGGCACCAGCGCCGAGGACATGCACGGTGCGCTGCTCCGCTATGTGGACGCGACCCTGACCGCCGGCTGA
- a CDS encoding RNA polymerase sigma factor SigF — protein sequence MTGVTGSTSAADISGATDELPWIEDAGKIAPKDARALSKLFFDRLQVLEEGTAAHQYARNTLIEMNLSLVRFAAGRFRNRGSGDMEDIVQVGTIGLIKAIDRFDLSREVEFTSFAVPYIVGEIKRFFRDTTWAVHVPRRLQELRVDIAKAKEFLATDLDRDPTVQELAGHLGITEDEVSEGIVAANGYTAGSLDMPADATDTGRIGTPGRTFADALGEADPAMETVENLQALAPLLGDLDAREHRIIEMRFGQELTQSQIGAELGISQMHVSRLISRILSKLRNGMLVEE from the coding sequence ATGACAGGTGTGACCGGCAGTACGAGCGCAGCGGACATCTCGGGGGCTACGGACGAACTCCCGTGGATCGAGGACGCCGGCAAGATCGCGCCGAAGGACGCGCGGGCGCTGTCGAAGCTGTTCTTCGACCGGCTCCAGGTACTGGAGGAGGGCACCGCCGCCCACCAGTACGCGCGCAACACCCTCATCGAGATGAATCTTTCACTGGTCCGGTTCGCCGCGGGCCGGTTCCGCAACCGCGGCAGCGGCGACATGGAGGACATCGTCCAGGTCGGCACGATCGGGCTGATCAAGGCGATCGACCGGTTCGATCTGTCACGCGAGGTCGAGTTCACCTCTTTCGCGGTGCCGTACATCGTCGGAGAGATCAAGCGGTTCTTCCGCGACACGACCTGGGCGGTCCATGTGCCGCGCCGGCTCCAGGAACTGCGCGTCGACATCGCCAAGGCGAAGGAGTTCCTGGCCACGGACCTCGACCGCGACCCCACGGTCCAGGAGCTGGCCGGGCACCTCGGGATCACCGAGGACGAGGTGTCCGAGGGGATCGTCGCGGCCAACGGATACACGGCGGGGTCCCTGGACATGCCGGCCGACGCGACGGACACGGGCCGGATCGGCACTCCGGGACGCACCTTCGCCGACGCGCTCGGCGAGGCGGACCCCGCCATGGAGACGGTGGAGAACCTCCAGGCGCTGGCGCCACTGCTCGGCGATCTGGACGCACGCGAGCACCGCATCATCGAGATGCGATTCGGCCAGGAGCTGACGCAGTCGCAGATCGGCGCCGAGCTGGGCATCTCGCAGATGCACGTCTCGCGTCTGATCAGCCGGATCCTCAGCAAGCTCCGGAACGGGATGCTGGTCGAGGAATGA
- a CDS encoding NADP-dependent oxidoreductase, with amino-acid sequence MPKAYVFTRNGGPEVEALVEQDAPVPGPGELLVAVRAAGVNPVDWKLRTGYTRPGSEPQPFPTVLGSEAAGVVEAVGPDVEGFAVGDEVFGNPVTGGYAQYTLLPVAVTAHKPPGLSFTDAAALPVAAATAYDGVRQLAPAPGSTLLVTGAGGGVGTAAVQLAHHAGVKVIGVAGAAKKDFVESLGAVHVASGAGLARRVRAAAPDGIDAVFDLVGGDTLREVAPLLADPAALISAAGKPLAVELGGAPVARARTAAGLGEVADLVVTGALRTHVTRTYPLTAAGEALRAVESGHARGKIVIEVTA; translated from the coding sequence ATGCCGAAGGCGTACGTGTTCACCCGCAACGGCGGGCCGGAAGTGGAGGCCCTCGTCGAGCAGGACGCTCCGGTGCCGGGCCCCGGGGAGCTGCTCGTCGCCGTACGGGCGGCGGGCGTCAACCCGGTCGACTGGAAGCTGCGCACGGGGTACACCAGGCCCGGCAGTGAACCGCAGCCGTTCCCCACCGTCCTCGGCAGCGAGGCCGCAGGAGTGGTCGAGGCGGTCGGCCCGGACGTCGAAGGATTCGCGGTCGGCGACGAGGTCTTCGGCAATCCGGTGACCGGCGGGTACGCCCAGTACACCCTGCTCCCCGTTGCCGTGACCGCGCACAAGCCGCCCGGGCTGTCGTTCACCGACGCGGCGGCGCTGCCGGTCGCGGCGGCCACCGCGTACGACGGGGTGCGCCAGCTCGCTCCCGCCCCCGGTTCGACGCTGCTGGTCACCGGCGCCGGGGGCGGTGTCGGAACCGCCGCGGTCCAGCTCGCACACCACGCGGGCGTCAAGGTCATCGGGGTGGCGGGCGCGGCCAAGAAGGACTTCGTCGAGTCGCTCGGCGCGGTGCACGTCGCATCAGGCGCCGGACTCGCCCGCCGGGTACGGGCGGCCGCCCCCGACGGCATCGACGCGGTCTTCGACCTGGTCGGCGGCGACACGCTGCGGGAAGTGGCTCCGCTGCTCGCCGATCCCGCCGCACTCATCAGCGCCGCGGGCAAGCCGCTGGCGGTGGAGCTGGGCGGGGCGCCGGTGGCCCGGGCCCGTACCGCGGCGGGTCTCGGTGAAGTCGCGGACCTCGTCGTCACCGGAGCCCTGCGCACGCACGTCACCCGGACCTACCCGCTGACCGCGGCGGGCGAGGCGCTGCGCGCCGTGGAGAGCGGACATGCCCGCGGGAAGATCGTGATCGAGGTGACCGCATGA
- a CDS encoding PP2C family protein-serine/threonine phosphatase, whose translation MTIGVPRPSMARIVEPPMTDAGERERAAVAARISTPVLICGLALLSLIVVGLDVLTGEDLRLIPLLVVVPALVSVFCTVRQTVAAAVWIMPIVVISRLVSGGSFWDIASGVGFTVLACALGVGVCALRIRHVSEIARLRSAAVALQRQILRPLPVLTDQALVDGIYAPIEEDHLVGGDIYEVVQSPYGTRVIIGDVQGKGLAAIGVGFAALGAFREAAIREPVLTGVVDAVEDAVARHNAFSAQTGEIERFVTALVLSLDGDGRVQAVNCGHLPPRLLHEGVATAVALRRTSVPLGMAELSNEPRVVEWLDFPPGATLLMFTDGVTEARDASGAFYPLDARLSGWTRLGHRELLDTLHADLEAFSGGVRRDDIAVLTLRGSSSGSRRSPATAGSDARRAAEAFSGR comes from the coding sequence GTGACGATCGGGGTGCCGCGTCCGTCGATGGCGCGCATCGTGGAGCCGCCGATGACCGACGCAGGGGAGCGGGAGCGGGCCGCCGTCGCGGCCCGGATCAGCACCCCGGTTCTGATCTGCGGGCTGGCCCTGCTCTCCCTGATCGTGGTGGGCCTCGATGTCCTCACTGGTGAGGACCTGCGGCTCATCCCCCTGCTGGTCGTGGTGCCCGCACTCGTCTCGGTCTTCTGCACAGTCCGGCAGACCGTCGCCGCAGCGGTCTGGATCATGCCCATCGTCGTCATCTCCCGGCTGGTGTCCGGAGGCTCGTTCTGGGACATCGCGAGCGGCGTCGGCTTCACCGTGCTGGCCTGTGCGCTGGGCGTCGGCGTCTGTGCGCTGAGGATCCGGCACGTCAGCGAGATCGCCAGGCTGCGGTCCGCGGCCGTCGCCCTGCAGCGGCAGATCCTGCGCCCGCTGCCCGTGCTGACCGACCAGGCCCTCGTGGACGGCATCTACGCGCCGATCGAGGAGGACCACTTGGTCGGCGGCGACATCTACGAGGTCGTCCAGTCGCCGTACGGTACCCGCGTCATCATCGGTGACGTGCAGGGCAAGGGTCTTGCCGCCATAGGGGTGGGCTTCGCCGCGCTCGGCGCCTTCCGGGAGGCGGCCATCCGTGAGCCCGTCCTGACCGGTGTGGTGGACGCGGTCGAGGACGCGGTCGCCCGGCACAACGCCTTCTCCGCCCAGACCGGCGAGATCGAGCGCTTCGTCACCGCACTGGTGCTCAGCCTCGACGGGGACGGCCGGGTGCAGGCCGTCAACTGTGGCCACCTGCCGCCCCGGCTGCTGCACGAGGGGGTGGCGACCGCCGTTGCGCTGCGCCGTACGTCGGTGCCGCTGGGCATGGCGGAGCTCAGCAACGAGCCGCGGGTCGTGGAATGGCTGGACTTCCCGCCCGGCGCGACGCTCCTGATGTTCACCGACGGAGTGACCGAGGCCCGTGACGCCTCAGGAGCCTTCTATCCGCTGGACGCACGCCTGAGCGGCTGGACCCGGCTCGGTCACCGCGAGCTGCTGGACACGCTCCACGCGGACCTGGAGGCCTTCTCCGGCGGTGTGCGGCGTGACGACATCGCAGTGCTCACGCTGCGCGGCTCGTCGTCCGGCAGCCGCCGCAGTCCCGCGACGGCTGGCTCCGACGCACGGCGGGCCGCAGAGGCGTTCAGCGGACGGTAG
- the metX gene encoding homoserine O-acetyltransferase MetX encodes MNRTAPSTALPLPPATGGRREGDPPGRRSWVRLDRPLPLESGGALPGVQLAYETWGRPAADGSNAVLVLHALTGDSHVAGPAGSGHPSEGWWDALVGPGKALDTERWFVVAPNVLGGCQGSTGPSSRHPDRAHWGGGFPYLTVRDQVTAEAALADALGIGRWAAVIGGSMGGMRALEWAVGRPERTGSLLVLAAPAAASAEQIAWGSVQISAIRSDPAWRGGHYHDAAPGEGPHRGLGLARRIAHVTYRSEPELGSRFGGEAQPGEHPRQGGRYRVESYLDHHAAKLVHRFDAGSYVTLTEAMNGHDVGRGRGGTAQALRRARMPALVAGIDSDRLYPPTQQAELATLLPGADRARIVESPYGHDGFLIETVQVGALVRELLSDRPGPGR; translated from the coding sequence CTGAACCGGACGGCCCCCTCGACCGCACTCCCCCTCCCGCCGGCCACCGGAGGCCGGCGGGAGGGGGACCCGCCGGGCCGTCGCTCCTGGGTGCGCCTGGACCGGCCGCTGCCGCTGGAGTCGGGCGGGGCACTGCCCGGTGTGCAACTGGCGTACGAGACATGGGGACGCCCGGCGGCCGACGGCTCCAACGCGGTCCTGGTGCTGCACGCCCTGACCGGGGACAGCCATGTGGCCGGGCCCGCGGGGTCCGGCCATCCCTCAGAAGGCTGGTGGGACGCGCTGGTCGGTCCCGGCAAGGCGCTGGACACCGAGCGCTGGTTCGTCGTCGCGCCGAATGTACTCGGCGGCTGCCAGGGCAGCACCGGTCCGTCGTCCAGGCACCCGGACCGGGCGCACTGGGGCGGCGGCTTCCCGTATCTGACGGTCCGCGACCAGGTCACGGCCGAGGCGGCGCTGGCCGACGCGCTGGGCATCGGCCGGTGGGCGGCGGTGATCGGCGGATCGATGGGCGGTATGCGGGCGCTCGAATGGGCCGTCGGCCGGCCGGAGCGCACCGGATCGCTGCTGGTGCTCGCGGCGCCCGCGGCGGCCTCGGCGGAGCAGATAGCCTGGGGCTCCGTGCAGATCTCCGCGATCCGCTCCGACCCCGCGTGGCGCGGTGGCCACTACCACGACGCGGCACCGGGCGAGGGCCCGCACCGGGGCCTCGGTCTGGCCCGCAGGATCGCCCACGTCACCTACCGCAGCGAGCCGGAGCTCGGCTCCCGGTTCGGTGGCGAGGCACAGCCGGGTGAACATCCCCGGCAGGGCGGGCGGTACCGGGTGGAGTCGTATCTCGACCATCACGCGGCCAAACTGGTGCACCGCTTCGACGCGGGGAGTTACGTCACGCTGACCGAGGCGATGAACGGGCACGACGTCGGACGCGGACGGGGCGGCACCGCGCAGGCGCTGCGCCGCGCGCGGATGCCCGCGCTGGTCGCGGGCATCGACTCCGACCGGCTCTATCCGCCCACCCAGCAGGCGGAGCTGGCCACGCTGCTGCCCGGCGCCGACCGGGCCCGAATCGTCGAGTCCCCGTACGGCCACGACGGGTTCCTGATCGAGACGGTCCAGGTGGGCGCTCTGGTGAGGGAGTTGCTGTCGGACCGGCCTGGTCCTGGCCGCTGA
- a CDS encoding 3-keto-5-aminohexanoate cleavage protein — MPVNQDVIITCALTGAGDTVRKSPHVPVTPEQIARSAVEAADAGAAVVHIHVREPETGAPSRDPRLYREVVERIKETGTDVVINLTAGMGGDLVIDPDAPLRQLPGTDLVGGLERLPHVEDLLPDICTLDCGSLNFGDGSNLYVSTPDMLRAGARRIQELGVRPELEIFDTGQLWFAKQLLAEGLLDAPTVFQLCMGVPWGAPADPGVLQSMVNMLPEGAQWASFALGRMQMPWVAQSILLGGHVRVGLEDNLYLGKGVKATNAQLVERAVQITEALGSRVATPDEARQRLGLKPRG, encoded by the coding sequence ATGCCCGTGAACCAGGACGTCATCATCACGTGTGCCCTCACCGGGGCCGGTGACACGGTCCGCAAGAGCCCTCATGTGCCCGTCACCCCCGAGCAGATCGCCCGCTCCGCCGTCGAGGCAGCCGACGCGGGGGCCGCTGTCGTGCACATCCATGTCCGTGAGCCGGAGACCGGCGCCCCGTCCCGCGACCCCCGCCTGTACCGGGAGGTCGTCGAGCGGATCAAGGAGACCGGGACCGATGTCGTCATCAATCTGACCGCCGGAATGGGCGGCGACCTGGTGATCGACCCCGACGCCCCGCTGCGGCAGCTGCCGGGCACCGACCTGGTCGGCGGGCTCGAACGCCTCCCCCACGTCGAGGACCTGCTGCCGGACATCTGCACACTCGACTGCGGCTCCCTGAACTTCGGCGACGGCAGCAATCTGTACGTCTCCACCCCCGACATGCTCCGGGCCGGCGCCCGCCGCATCCAGGAGCTGGGAGTGCGGCCGGAGCTGGAGATCTTCGACACCGGGCAGCTGTGGTTCGCCAAGCAGCTCCTCGCCGAGGGGCTGCTGGACGCCCCGACCGTCTTCCAGCTCTGCATGGGTGTCCCGTGGGGCGCGCCCGCGGACCCCGGCGTGCTCCAGTCGATGGTGAACATGCTGCCCGAGGGCGCCCAGTGGGCGAGCTTCGCGCTGGGCCGGATGCAGATGCCGTGGGTGGCGCAGTCCATCCTCCTCGGCGGCCATGTACGGGTCGGACTCGAGGACAACCTGTATCTCGGCAAGGGTGTCAAGGCCACCAACGCCCAGTTGGTGGAGCGTGCCGTGCAGATCACCGAGGCGCTGGGCTCCCGGGTCGCCACCCCGGACGAGGCCCGGCAGCGGCTCGGACTCAAGCCCCGCGGCTGA
- a CDS encoding thioesterase family protein: MSALPLHRETVRPEWIDYNGHMSEAFYVLVFGFATDRMMIETGLHSEYRERTGCSLYTVESHIRYLRDVSEGDRLAVRTRVLGADAKKTRIAHELYVLGPDTQDDAEPGPDAEPVATTELLALHVDQRAGRTVPFPDQVREALVALTEAAPSWAGRSIAEVPAAH, from the coding sequence GTGAGTGCGCTGCCCCTGCACCGGGAGACCGTGCGCCCGGAGTGGATCGACTACAACGGCCATATGAGCGAGGCGTTCTACGTACTCGTCTTCGGTTTCGCGACCGACCGGATGATGATCGAGACCGGTCTGCACTCCGAGTACCGGGAGCGCACCGGCTGTTCGCTGTACACGGTCGAGTCCCATATCCGGTATCTGCGCGATGTGTCGGAGGGCGACCGGCTCGCCGTCCGGACCCGGGTGCTGGGCGCCGACGCGAAGAAGACCCGAATCGCCCATGAGCTGTACGTGCTCGGACCGGACACGCAGGACGACGCCGAACCGGGCCCGGACGCCGAGCCCGTGGCCACCACCGAACTGCTCGCCCTCCACGTGGATCAGCGGGCCGGCCGCACCGTTCCGTTCCCGGACCAGGTACGCGAAGCCCTCGTCGCTCTCACGGAGGCGGCGCCCTCCTGGGCGGGCCGCTCGATCGCCGAGGTCCCCGCCGCGCACTGA